In the Ignavibacteriales bacterium genome, one interval contains:
- a CDS encoding prohibitin family protein: MNPKKMLIKFLPVVIVVFLVILFMVCTKRIDPGYAGIEVDLYGGNKGVQSYALRTGMVFYNPMITNIVTYPVFVQTAIWTRSTEEGKATNEEITFNSKEGLVITADVNLSYQLDEKLVPNFYVKFRQDNLEHFTHGIMRNLTRDAFNEEAVNYTVEELYGIKKEVFLTKVKERVNANIQTYGIKIEQFGFVGALRIPENVINALNAKIEATQNAIRAENVLRQTEAEAQQQITRAKGAAEANRLLTSSISTQLIEWRRLEINEKALNKWNGSVPSVYSGAAGNNMILQLPGLSGR, translated from the coding sequence ATGAATCCTAAAAAAATGTTAATCAAATTTTTGCCAGTTGTAATTGTGGTTTTTCTGGTGATATTATTTATGGTTTGCACAAAAAGAATTGATCCTGGTTATGCAGGTATTGAAGTTGATCTTTATGGAGGAAATAAGGGAGTTCAGAGCTACGCATTAAGAACCGGGATGGTTTTTTACAATCCGATGATTACAAACATAGTAACCTACCCGGTGTTTGTCCAAACGGCAATTTGGACCCGCAGTACTGAGGAAGGAAAAGCAACAAATGAGGAGATAACATTCAACTCAAAAGAAGGTTTAGTAATTACTGCCGATGTCAATTTATCTTATCAACTGGATGAAAAGCTGGTTCCTAATTTCTATGTAAAATTCCGCCAGGATAATCTTGAGCATTTTACACATGGTATTATGCGTAACCTTACCCGCGATGCTTTTAACGAAGAAGCTGTTAATTATACAGTGGAAGAGTTATATGGAATCAAAAAGGAAGTCTTTTTAACAAAAGTTAAAGAAAGGGTAAATGCTAATATCCAGACTTATGGAATAAAAATAGAGCAGTTTGGATTTGTTGGTGCGTTAAGAATCCCAGAAAATGTTATTAACGCATTGAATGCAAAGATAGAAGCAACTCAAAATGCAATTAGGGCGGAAAATGTTTTACGACAAACTGAAGCTGAAGCACAACAACAAATTACACGGGCAAAGGGTGCCGCCGAAGCAAATCGGTTGTTAACTTCGTCTATCTCCACCCAGTTGATTGAATGGAGAAGACTTGAAATAAATGAAAAAGCTTTGAACAAATGGAATGGAAGTGTTCCTTCGGTGTACAGTGGCGCGGCAGGGAACAATATGATTTTACAGCTTCCTGGATTAAGCGGTAGATAA